The Streptomyces sp. NBC_01463 DNA window GGCTTCAGCGCCGCCGCGGTGTGGGCACTACTGTCGCCCCGCCGCGCGTGGGAGTCGCCGTCTCGACCGCGCAGCACGACTGGACCGGCGGCGGTGCGGGCGAGGCCTGGCAGGCCGTCGACTGCAATACGGCTGCCGCTCCGGTGTCCGTGGCCGGCATGCTCGACGTGGCGGGCGACGAGCCCGTCCATATCGTGCGGCGGATCCGCGTCACGCACGGGCAGCCCGTCGCGGCGGAGCTGCTGTACGTGCCGTCGGCCTCCGTCCCGGACCTCTCAGCGATAGACACTCCGTCCGGTCCCGCCAGGGCCCGCAGCGTCGTACGTGAGCTGCACCGGCTCGGCCTCGACGGACAGGACCGTTCCGTCGAGCTCGGATCGGCGCGCGCGGACGACGCCAAGGAGCTCGACCGGCTCCCCGGTGCGCCCGTCCTCGTCGTCACGACCCGCTACCTTGCGGCCGGCGGCACAGCGGCCGTCTCCGTCGCCACATACCGGGCCGACACCTGCCGGCTCACTTTCGGTGACTCGGGCGACCTGGAGATCAGCCACCACGACCAGACACGCCAGGCATCCTGACCGGATCACGACCAGACACGCCAGGCATCCTGACCGGATCACGACCAGACACGCCAGGCCTCCTGACCGGATTCCGGCCCGTCCGGGCGTGCACCGTACGGCCCGTCGCGATCAGCGGCGGGCCGTTACCGTTCCCTCCACGGCGAAGAGCTGCTCCTCCACGTGGTCGAGGGCCAGCCGCAGCGCACCCGTGGCCACGGCCGCCTCACCGAGCAGCGACAAGGTGACCCGAGGGGGGCGGAGACAGTAGCGGGCCAGCTCACCGCGGAGCGGGTCCAGTACCCCGTCCAGACCGGCGGCCCAGCCCCCGATCACCACCAGCTCCGGATCGAGAGCCAGGACCAGCGCCGCCACGTCGTGGACCAGCCGCTGGATGAAGCGCTCCACGGCGGCCTGCGCCTGCTCGTCGCCGTGCCGCGCCTTCGCGAACACGGCGGCGACCGCATGCTCGTCCAACGGGTCCAGTGGCGTGTCCGTCGTCGACAGCAGCCGCTCCGGCGTGACGTCGCGGCCGAGGAGGTGCAGCGCCCCGATCTCACCGGCCGCCCCGCCGAAGCCGCGGTGCAGCCGTCCGCCGATCAGCGAGCCC harbors:
- a CDS encoding GntR family transcriptional regulator, whose amino-acid sequence is MGTTQLESVQEPKYWHLKTVLSEALDSDFAVGEILPNERELAARFGVARATLRQALEQLELEGRLQRRRGVGTTVAPPRVGVAVSTAQHDWTGGGAGEAWQAVDCNTAAAPVSVAGMLDVAGDEPVHIVRRIRVTHGQPVAAELLYVPSASVPDLSAIDTPSGPARARSVVRELHRLGLDGQDRSVELGSARADDAKELDRLPGAPVLVVTTRYLAAGGTAAVSVATYRADTCRLTFGDSGDLEISHHDQTRQAS